The following proteins come from a genomic window of Herpetosiphonaceae bacterium:
- a CDS encoding branched-chain amino acid ABC transporter permease, giving the protein MARLKPLLPLLVFLGLAGLPFAFSEGTTRFWQGVLIQIYILAVYALSYDLLMGYTGIISFGHALFLGGGAYTTAILLRQDQPPSMLLVVLAVIGVGLTLGAFVGALSLRLSGVYFSMITLALAEIAFILFRADDPKLKPLTGGELGLQGVQVPAAIDPTAFRLRFYFLALCFMAALYFIARRIVNSPTGRVFVAIRENERRALALGYNTFVYKLLATMLSATIAGLAGMMLVLYDKSATFELLSVNMTIQALLMTIIGGIGTLAGPMIGAATIRLLEQWLESGLLHTLLPTWLRTDLLFGLIYISLVLFFPAGIVGAFNRLRGRSSRRTIAHLRRSLTPRNAEADPHTK; this is encoded by the coding sequence ATGGCGCGACTGAAACCGCTGCTGCCGCTGCTGGTGTTCCTGGGATTGGCCGGGCTGCCCTTTGCGTTTTCCGAGGGCACCACCCGCTTCTGGCAGGGCGTGCTGATCCAGATCTATATCCTGGCCGTCTACGCGCTGAGCTACGACCTGCTGATGGGCTACACCGGCATTATCTCGTTCGGGCACGCGCTCTTTCTCGGCGGCGGCGCGTACACCACCGCGATCCTGCTGCGCCAGGATCAGCCGCCCTCGATGCTGCTGGTCGTGCTGGCAGTGATCGGCGTGGGCCTGACGCTGGGCGCGTTCGTCGGCGCGCTCTCGCTGCGGCTGAGCGGCGTGTATTTCTCGATGATCACCCTGGCGCTGGCGGAGATTGCGTTCATCCTGTTCCGGGCGGACGATCCCAAGCTCAAGCCGCTGACCGGCGGCGAGCTAGGCTTGCAGGGCGTGCAGGTTCCTGCGGCGATCGATCCGACCGCCTTTCGGCTGCGCTTTTACTTTCTGGCGCTCTGCTTCATGGCCGCGCTCTACTTCATCGCGCGGCGGATCGTCAACTCGCCCACCGGACGAGTCTTTGTGGCGATCCGCGAGAACGAGCGGCGGGCGCTGGCGCTGGGCTATAACACCTTCGTCTATAAGCTGCTGGCGACGATGCTCTCGGCGACGATCGCGGGGCTGGCCGGGATGATGCTGGTGCTCTACGACAAGAGCGCGACCTTCGAGCTGCTGAGCGTCAACATGACGATCCAGGCGCTGCTGATGACGATCATCGGCGGGATCGGCACGCTGGCGGGGCCGATGATCGGCGCGGCGACGATCCGGCTGCTGGAGCAGTGGCTTGAGAGCGGCCTGCTGCACACGCTGCTGCCGACCTGGCTGCGCACCGATCTGCTGTTTGGTCTGATCTATATCAGCCTGGTGCTGTTCTTCCCGGCGGGCATCGTCGGCGCGTTCAACCGGCTGCGCGGACGATCCAGCCGCCGCACAATCGCGCATCTGCGCCGCTCGCTCACGCCGCGCAACGCCGAGGCCGATCCACATACCAAATAG
- a CDS encoding 3-oxoacyl-ACP synthase, which yields MLAFEPIGIAAVGVYLPEQIETAAEIARQSNIPEQVVSEKLGIRRKHIAGSDDQPSQMAARAARQALASAQVDPTAIDLIIYHGSEYKDYFVWSAAAKIQHLLGATRAYAYEIYALCAGAPIALKVARDQMRADPHLRNVLLVAAARENDLVSYANQRARFMYNFGAGGSAILLQRGLARNQVLESAVLVDGSFSENVVMPGGGSLNPPSPTTIAEDLHRLDVLQLDDMRDRLALVSLSNFVQVIEDAVTKSGATRDEIAFLAITHMKPSFHRELLDALGLHEDQSIYLDEYGHIQSVDQPLALKLAQERGLLHDGDLVVFAGAGTGYTWSATAIRWGE from the coding sequence GTGCTTGCATTCGAGCCGATCGGGATCGCCGCAGTAGGCGTGTATCTCCCAGAGCAGATCGAAACCGCCGCCGAGATCGCGCGGCAATCCAACATTCCCGAACAGGTTGTCAGCGAGAAGCTCGGCATTCGGCGCAAGCACATCGCAGGCTCCGACGATCAGCCCTCGCAGATGGCGGCCCGCGCGGCGCGGCAGGCGCTTGCCAGCGCGCAGGTCGATCCGACCGCGATCGATCTGATCATCTACCACGGCAGCGAGTACAAAGACTACTTCGTCTGGTCGGCGGCGGCCAAGATCCAACACCTGCTCGGCGCGACGCGGGCCTACGCCTACGAGATCTACGCGCTGTGCGCGGGAGCACCGATCGCGCTGAAAGTCGCCCGCGACCAGATGCGCGCCGATCCGCACCTGCGCAATGTGCTGCTGGTGGCGGCGGCGCGCGAAAACGATCTGGTGAGCTACGCCAACCAGCGGGCGCGCTTCATGTACAACTTCGGCGCGGGCGGCTCGGCGATCCTCTTGCAGCGCGGCCTTGCGCGCAATCAGGTGCTTGAGTCGGCGGTGCTGGTCGACGGCTCGTTCAGCGAGAACGTGGTGATGCCCGGCGGCGGCTCGCTCAATCCTCCCAGCCCCACGACGATCGCCGAGGATCTGCACCGGCTGGACGTGCTTCAGCTCGACGATATGCGCGATCGATTGGCGCTGGTGTCGCTCTCCAACTTTGTGCAGGTGATCGAGGATGCCGTGACCAAGAGCGGCGCGACCCGCGACGAGATCGCGTTTCTGGCGATCACGCATATGAAGCCGTCGTTTCACCGCGAGCTGCTTGATGCGCTCGGCCTGCACGAGGATCAGTCGATCTACCTCGACGAGTACGGCCATATCCAGTCGGTCGATCAGCCGCTTGCGCTCAAGCTGGCCCAGGAGCGCGGCCTGCTCCACGACGGTGATCTGGTGGTCTTCGCGGGCGCTGGCACCGGCTACACGTGGAGCGCGACGGCGATTCGTTGGGGAGAGTAA